A DNA window from Streptococcus parapneumoniae contains the following coding sequences:
- the ccdA2 gene encoding thiol-disulfide oxidoreductase-associated membrane protein CcdA2, translating into MGHIFFFLSVFLAGILSFFSPCILPLLPVYAGVLLDDKDGAQASSGKFSISVTSLLRTLAFIAGISFIFILLGYGAGFLGDLLYASWFQYVTGAVIILLGLHQMEILRFKGLYKEKRLQLQGQGKNANGYSQAFLLGLTFSFAWTPCVGPVLGSVLALAASGGSGAWQGAGLMLVYTLGLALPFLLLALASSYILKHFRKLHPYLGTLKKVGGFLIILMGILVLFGNASILSQLFE; encoded by the coding sequence ATGGGTCATATTTTCTTTTTTCTAAGTGTCTTTTTGGCAGGGATTCTATCCTTCTTTTCTCCTTGTATCTTACCCTTGTTACCAGTCTATGCAGGGGTGTTACTAGATGATAAAGATGGTGCTCAGGCTTCTAGTGGCAAATTTTCAATCTCAGTTACTAGTTTATTGCGAACGCTGGCATTTATAGCAGGAATTTCCTTTATCTTTATTTTGTTGGGCTATGGAGCTGGTTTTTTAGGCGATTTGCTTTATGCATCTTGGTTTCAATATGTGACGGGTGCGGTTATCATTCTCTTAGGCTTGCACCAGATGGAGATTCTACGCTTTAAGGGGCTTTATAAGGAAAAGAGGTTACAACTGCAAGGACAGGGAAAAAACGCCAACGGCTATAGTCAGGCATTTTTACTGGGGTTGACTTTTAGTTTTGCTTGGACGCCTTGTGTGGGGCCGGTTCTGGGATCTGTTTTGGCCTTGGCGGCTTCAGGTGGTTCAGGTGCTTGGCAGGGAGCTGGTCTCATGTTGGTGTATACGCTGGGCTTGGCGCTACCATTCTTACTTCTAGCTCTGGCCTCTAGTTATATTTTGAAACATTTTCGAAAACTCCATCCCTATCTCGGAACCCTCAAAAAAGTGGGTGGTTTCCTCATTATCCTGATGGGAATCTTGGTTCTGTTTGGAAATGCTTCAATTTTAAGTCAACTATTTGAATAA
- a CDS encoding cache domain-containing sensor histidine kinase: MKRSSLLVRMVISIFLVFLILLALVGTFYYQSSSSAIEASIEGNSQTTISQTSHFIQSYIKKLETTSTSLTQQADVLTYAENPSQDKVKGIRNLFLTILKADQDLKAVVLVTKSGQVISTDDSVQMKTSSDMMAEDWYQKAIHRGAMPVLNPARKSDSQWVISVTQELVDAKGANLGVLRLDISYETLEAYLNQLQLGQQGFAFIINEKHEFVYHPQHTVYSSSSEMEAMKSYIETGQGYTSGHKSYVSQEKIAGTDWTVLGVSSLEKLDQVRNQLLWTLLGASITSLLVCLCLVWFSLKRWIAPLSDLRETMLEIASGGQNLRAKETGAYELREVTRQFNAMLDRIDQLMADIRSQEETTRQYQLQALSSQINPHFLYNTLDTIIWMAEFQDSQRVVQVTKSLATYFRLALNQGKDLICLSDEINHVRQYLFIQKQRYGDKLEYEIEENPTFDHLVLPKLVLQPLVENALYHGIKEKEGQGHIKLSVQKQDSGLVIRIEDDGVGFQAAGDSSQSNLKRGGVGLQNVDQRLKLHFGEYYQMKIDSRPQKGTKVEIYINRIETS; encoded by the coding sequence ATGAAGCGTTCTTCTCTCCTAGTCAGAATGGTTATTTCCATCTTTCTGGTCTTTCTCATTCTCCTAGCTCTGGTTGGGACTTTCTACTATCAATCTAGTTCTTCAGCCATTGAGGCTAGCATTGAGGGCAATAGCCAGACGACTATCAGCCAGACTAGCCACTTTATCCAGTCTTATATCAAAAAATTAGAAACCACCTCGACTAGTTTGACCCAGCAGGCAGATGTCCTGACCTATGCTGAGAATCCCAGTCAAGACAAGGTCAAGGGAATCCGAAATCTATTTTTGACTATCTTGAAGGCAGACCAAGATTTGAAAGCTGTTGTACTGGTCACCAAATCAGGTCAGGTCATTTCTACAGATGACAGTGTGCAGATGAAAACATCCTCTGATATGATGGCTGAAGATTGGTATCAAAAGGCTATTCATCGGGGAGCCATGCCAGTTTTGAACCCAGCTCGTAAATCGGACAGTCAGTGGGTCATTTCTGTCACTCAAGAACTTGTTGATGCAAAGGGAGCCAATCTGGGCGTGCTTCGTTTGGATATTTCCTACGAAACTCTGGAAGCCTATCTCAACCAGCTTCAGTTGGGTCAGCAGGGATTTGCTTTCATTATCAATGAAAAACATGAATTTGTTTATCATCCTCAACACACAGTTTATAGTTCGTCTAGCGAAATGGAGGCCATGAAATCCTACATTGAGACGGGTCAGGGCTATACTTCTGGTCACAAATCCTACGTCAGTCAAGAAAAGATTGCAGGAACTGATTGGACGGTACTTGGCGTATCTTCGCTGGAGAAGTTAGATCAGGTTAGGAATCAACTCTTGTGGACCTTGCTTGGGGCTAGTATCACATCTCTTCTTGTCTGTCTCTGCTTGGTGTGGTTCAGTCTCAAACGCTGGATTGCTCCTTTAAGTGACTTAAGAGAAACCATGCTGGAAATTGCTTCTGGTGGTCAGAATCTTCGTGCCAAGGAAACTGGTGCCTATGAACTGAGAGAAGTGACTCGCCAATTTAATGCCATGTTGGATCGGATTGATCAGCTGATGGCAGATATTCGTAGCCAGGAAGAAACGACCCGTCAGTACCAACTTCAAGCCCTATCAAGTCAGATTAACCCTCATTTCCTCTATAACACCTTGGACACCATCATCTGGATGGCTGAATTTCAGGATAGTCAGCGTGTGGTTCAGGTGACCAAGTCCTTGGCAACCTATTTCCGCTTGGCACTCAATCAAGGCAAGGATTTGATTTGCCTGTCTGATGAAATCAATCATGTTCGCCAGTATCTCTTTATCCAGAAACAACGGTATGGAGATAAGCTGGAATACGAGATTGAGGAAAATCCTACCTTTGATCATCTAGTCTTGCCCAAGTTGGTGTTACAACCTCTGGTGGAAAATGCTCTTTACCATGGCATTAAGGAGAAGGAAGGTCAGGGACATATTAAACTTTCTGTCCAGAAACAGGATTCGGGCTTGGTCATCCGCATTGAGGATGATGGCGTTGGCTTCCAAGCTGCTGGCGATAGTAGTCAAAGTAACCTCAAACGTGGAGGAGTTGGTCTGCAAAATGTCGACCAACGGCTCAAACTTCATTTTGGAGAATATTACCAGATGAAGATTGATTCTAGGCCCCAAAAAGGGACGAAAGTGGAAATATACATAAATAGAATAGAAACTAGCTAA
- a CDS encoding class I SAM-dependent methyltransferase, whose translation MKRPLEMAHDFLSEVVTKEDIVVDATMGNGHDTLFLAKLAKQVYAFDIQEQALEKTQERLHQTGLTNAQLILQGHETLDQFVTEAKAGIFNLGYLPSADKSVITQPQTTIEALEKLCHLLVKGGRIAIMIYYGHEGGDLERDAVLDFVSQLNQQEYTAAIYRTLNQVNNPPFLVMIEKLERYRHG comes from the coding sequence ATGAAAAGACCACTTGAGATGGCACATGATTTTTTGTCTGAGGTAGTGACAAAAGAGGATATCGTAGTGGATGCGACTATGGGAAATGGCCATGACACGCTTTTTCTGGCCAAGCTAGCCAAGCAAGTCTATGCTTTTGATATTCAGGAGCAAGCCTTGGAAAAGACCCAAGAACGTTTACATCAGACTGGCCTGACAAATGCCCAGTTAATCTTGCAAGGCCATGAGACACTGGACCAGTTTGTAACAGAAGCCAAGGCAGGGATTTTTAATCTGGGCTATCTACCATCAGCTGATAAGTCAGTCATTACCCAACCTCAGACGACTATTGAAGCATTAGAAAAGTTATGCCATTTGCTTGTCAAAGGTGGACGGATTGCTATCATGATCTACTATGGTCATGAAGGAGGCGACCTCGAGAGGGATGCTGTCTTGGATTTTGTTAGCCAGTTGAACCAACAAGAGTACACAGCTGCCATCTACAGAACTTTAAACCAAGTCAACAACCCGCCATTTTTAGTGATGATTGAAAAATTAGAGAGATATAGACATGGATAA
- a CDS encoding TIGR01440 family protein has protein sequence MNETQIQRETRQVLEDVLEKANLKQGALFVLGLSSSEVIGGQIGKQSSQEIGELIVETILGILGSRGIHLAVQGCEHVNRALVVERQVAEQFGLEIVNVLPTLHAGGSGQLAAFKFMQDPVEVEFIKAHAGLDIGDTAIGMHVKHVQVPIRPLLREIGHAHVTALASRPKLVGGARAHYPRDSIRKS, from the coding sequence ATGAACGAGACACAGATTCAAAGAGAAACACGTCAGGTATTAGAAGATGTTTTAGAAAAGGCCAATTTGAAGCAGGGTGCCCTTTTTGTTTTAGGTCTATCTTCTAGTGAGGTGATAGGTGGTCAGATTGGGAAACAATCCAGTCAAGAGATTGGTGAGCTGATAGTGGAGACTATCTTGGGTATTCTAGGTAGTAGAGGTATCCATTTAGCAGTTCAAGGCTGTGAGCATGTCAATCGTGCCCTCGTTGTTGAACGTCAGGTGGCAGAGCAGTTTGGTCTGGAAATTGTCAATGTCCTTCCTACCCTTCATGCAGGAGGTTCAGGTCAGTTGGCAGCCTTCAAGTTTATGCAAGATCCAGTTGAGGTTGAATTTATCAAGGCTCATGCTGGATTGGATATCGGAGACACTGCAATTGGCATGCATGTTAAGCATGTTCAGGTTCCGATTCGTCCTCTTTTGAGAGAGATTGGTCATGCCCACGTAACGGCGCTGGCTAGTCGTCCAAAATTAGTCGGAGGTGCGCGTGCGCACTATCCGCGAGATTCTATTAGAAAGTCGTGA
- a CDS encoding response regulator transcription factor: protein MTYTILIVEDEYLVRQGLTKLVNVAAYDMEIIGQAENGRQAWELIQKQIPDIILTDINMPQLNGIQLASLVRETYPQVHLVFLTGYDDFDYALSAVKLGVDDYLLKPFSRQDIEEMLRKIKQKLDKEEKEEQLQDLLTDKFEGNMAQKIQSHLADSQFSLKSLASDLGFSPTYLSSLIKKELGLPFQDYLVRERVKQAKLLLLTTDLKIYEIAEKVGFEDMNYFTQRFKQIAGVTPRQFKKGEGR from the coding sequence ATGACCTACACAATCTTAATCGTAGAAGATGAATATCTGGTAAGACAAGGCTTGACCAAGTTGGTCAATGTAGCAGCCTACGATATGGAAATCATCGGTCAGGCTGAAAATGGAAGGCAGGCTTGGGAGCTAATTCAAAAGCAGATACCAGATATTATTTTAACCGATATCAATATGCCTCAGCTAAATGGCATCCAGTTGGCCAGTCTGGTACGAGAAACCTATCCTCAGGTTCATCTAGTTTTTTTGACAGGCTACGATGATTTTGATTATGCCTTGTCTGCTGTCAAACTCGGTGTGGATGACTACCTGCTTAAGCCCTTTTCTCGTCAGGATATTGAGGAAATGTTGAGGAAAATCAAGCAAAAGTTGGACAAGGAAGAGAAAGAAGAGCAGTTACAAGATTTACTGACCGATAAGTTTGAAGGAAACATGGCCCAGAAAATCCAGTCCCATCTGGCTGATAGCCAGTTTAGTTTAAAGTCTTTGGCCAGTGACTTGGGATTTAGTCCGACTTATCTGAGTTCTTTGATTAAGAAAGAGTTGGGTCTGCCTTTTCAGGATTATCTGGTGAGAGAACGTGTCAAACAAGCCAAGCTTTTGCTTTTGACCACGGATTTAAAGATTTATGAGATCGCAGAGAAGGTTGGTTTTGAAGATATGAACTATTTTACCCAACGCTTTAAGCAGATTGCGGGTGTGACACCTCGTCAGTTTAAGAAGGGAGAAGGCCGATGA
- a CDS encoding DUF3397 family protein: MGMILMKLASILLLILTLVVCIIISKLFRLKKLGRNFADLAFPVLIFEYYLITAKTFTHNFLPRLGLALSLLAIILVFFFLLKKRSFYYPKFIKFFWRAGFLLTLVMYIEMIVELMAQK, translated from the coding sequence ATGGGTATGATTTTAATGAAATTAGCCTCTATTTTATTATTGATACTGACCTTAGTCGTCTGCATTATCATAAGCAAACTTTTTAGATTAAAAAAACTAGGACGAAATTTTGCGGATTTGGCCTTTCCAGTTTTAATATTTGAGTATTACTTGATTACAGCTAAAACCTTTACCCATAATTTTCTCCCTAGACTGGGACTAGCCCTCTCACTTCTAGCCATTATTCTCGTTTTTTTCTTCCTTTTGAAAAAACGTAGCTTTTACTATCCTAAATTCATCAAATTCTTCTGGCGTGCAGGATTCTTATTAACCCTTGTCATGTATATCGAGATGATTGTTGAATTGATGGCTCAGAAATAA
- a CDS encoding TlpA family protein disulfide reductase — MKKWQTCVLGAGSLLCLTACSGKSMTSEHQMKDEMKMEQTASKTSAAKGKEVADFELTGVDGKTYRLSDYKGKKVYLKFWASWCSICLASLPDTDEIAKEAGDDYVVLTVVSPGHKGEQSEADFKNWYKGLDYKNFPVLVDPSGKLLESYGVRSYPTQAFIDGEGKLVKTQPGFMEKDAILQTLKELA, encoded by the coding sequence ATGAAAAAATGGCAAACATGTGTTCTTGGAGCAGGTTCGCTCCTTTGTTTGACGGCTTGTTCAGGCAAGTCCATGACTAGTGAACACCAAATGAAAGATGAAATGAAGATGGAGCAGACAGCTAGTAAAACAAGCGCAGCTAAAGGGAAAGAAGTTGCAGATTTTGAACTGACGGGAGTAGATGGCAAGACCTACCGCTTATCTGATTACAAGGGCAAGAAAGTCTATCTCAAATTCTGGGCTTCTTGGTGTTCCATCTGTCTGGCTAGTCTTCCAGACACGGATGAAATTGCTAAAGAAGCTGGCGATGACTATGTAGTTTTGACGGTAGTGTCACCAGGACATAAGGGAGAGCAATCTGAAGCGGACTTTAAGAATTGGTACAAGGGCTTGGATTATAAAAATTTCCCAGTCCTAGTTGACCCGTCAGGTAAGCTCTTGGAAAGTTATGGTGTTCGTTCTTACCCAACTCAAGCCTTTATAGATGGTGAAGGAAAATTGGTCAAAACCCAACCAGGATTCATGGAAAAAGATGCGATTTTGCAAACTTTAAAGGAATTAGCCTAG
- a CDS encoding sodium:proton antiporter, whose amino-acid sequence MELLIYLILFLLVLIVSSTTNKLLPFLPLPLVQILLGIVIGLFLPNTDFHLNTELFLALVIGPLLFRESEEADITAILKHWRIIVYLIFPVIFISTLSLGSLAHLLWFSLPLAACLAVGAALGPTDLVAFASLSERFSFPKRVSNILKGEGLLNDASGLVAFQVALTAWTTGAFSLGQASSSLIFSILGGFLIGFLTAMTNRFLHSFLLSVRATDIASELLLELSLPLVTFFLAEEVHVSGIIAVVVAGILKASRFKKITLLEAQVDTVTETVWHTVNFMLNGSVFVILGMELEMIAEPILTNPIYNPLLLLASLIALTFVLFAIRFVMIYGYYAYRTRRLKKKLNKYMKDMLLLTFSGVKGTVSIATILLIPSNLEQEYPILLFLVAGVTLVSFLTGLLVLPHLSDEEEESKDYLMHIAILNEVTLELEKELEDTRNKLPLYAAIDNYHGRIENLILSQENKGAQEDWAALKLLILSIESDGLEQAYEEGNISNRAYRVYQRYLKNIERGINRKFASRLTYYFLVSLRILRFLLHEVFTLGKTFRSWKDKEQSRLRALDYDQIAELYLANTEMIIESLENLKGVYRRSLISFMQESRLRETAIISSGAFVERVINRVKPNNIDEMLRGYYLERKLIFEYEEKRLITTKYAKKLRQNVNNLENYSLKEAANTLPYDMVELVRRN is encoded by the coding sequence GTGGAATTACTGATTTACCTCATCCTATTTTTACTGGTCTTGATTGTCTCAAGTACAACCAATAAGCTCCTGCCCTTTTTGCCTCTCCCTTTGGTGCAAATTCTTTTGGGAATTGTGATTGGTCTCTTTTTACCCAATACCGATTTTCATCTCAATACAGAGTTGTTTTTGGCCCTGGTTATCGGGCCCTTGCTTTTCCGAGAGTCCGAAGAAGCAGATATTACGGCTATTTTAAAACACTGGCGAATCATTGTTTATCTCATATTTCCAGTGATTTTTATCTCGACCCTGAGTTTGGGTAGCTTGGCCCACCTTCTTTGGTTCAGCCTTCCCTTGGCAGCTTGCTTAGCTGTTGGGGCAGCCCTTGGACCTACGGATTTGGTAGCCTTTGCCTCTCTTTCGGAGCGCTTTAGCTTTCCTAAGCGCGTGTCCAATATTCTTAAGGGTGAAGGACTCTTGAATGATGCTTCTGGTTTGGTGGCTTTTCAGGTAGCTTTGACAGCTTGGACAACAGGAGCCTTTTCCCTTGGGCAAGCGAGTAGTTCGCTCATCTTTTCAATTCTAGGCGGTTTTTTGATTGGCTTTTTAACAGCCATGACCAACCGTTTCCTCCATAGCTTCTTGCTAAGTGTGAGAGCAACGGATATTGCCAGCGAACTTTTATTAGAATTGAGTTTGCCTCTGGTGACCTTCTTTCTGGCAGAAGAAGTCCATGTTTCAGGGATTATTGCCGTCGTAGTTGCGGGGATTTTAAAGGCAAGTCGCTTCAAGAAAATCACGCTCCTCGAAGCCCAAGTGGATACGGTGACCGAGACGGTCTGGCACACAGTGAACTTTATGCTCAACGGTTCTGTCTTTGTGATTTTAGGGATGGAGTTGGAAATGATAGCAGAGCCTATCTTAACCAATCCAATCTATAATCCCTTACTGTTATTGGCATCTCTTATAGCCCTTACCTTTGTCCTCTTTGCCATTCGTTTTGTCATGATTTATGGCTATTATGCCTACAGAACACGACGCCTCAAGAAAAAGCTAAATAAGTATATGAAGGATATGCTTCTCTTGACCTTCTCAGGTGTTAAGGGAACCGTGTCGATTGCTACGATCCTTTTGATACCGAGTAATTTAGAGCAGGAATATCCAATCTTACTTTTCCTTGTCGCAGGTGTCACGCTTGTCAGCTTTTTAACAGGTCTCTTGGTTCTGCCTCATCTTTCTGATGAAGAGGAAGAAAGCAAGGATTATCTCATGCATATCGCCATTTTGAATGAAGTAACGCTAGAGTTGGAAAAAGAGTTGGAAGATACCAGAAATAAGCTTCCTCTCTATGCAGCCATTGACAATTACCATGGACGTATTGAAAATCTCATCCTGAGTCAAGAAAATAAGGGGGCTCAAGAAGACTGGGCTGCTTTGAAACTCTTGATTCTTAGTATTGAAAGTGATGGATTGGAACAGGCCTATGAAGAGGGAAACATTAGCAATCGTGCTTACCGAGTTTACCAACGTTATCTGAAAAATATAGAACGAGGCATCAATCGTAAATTTGCGTCACGATTGACCTATTATTTCCTTGTTTCTTTGCGGATTTTACGTTTTCTCCTTCATGAAGTTTTTACTCTCGGAAAGACTTTCCGTAGCTGGAAGGACAAGGAGCAAAGCCGTCTCCGTGCTCTTGATTATGACCAAATTGCAGAGCTCTATCTTGCCAATACAGAGATGATTATTGAAAGTTTGGAAAACCTGAAGGGAGTCTATAGACGATCTTTGATTAGTTTTATGCAGGAGTCTCGTCTTCGTGAAACAGCTATTATCAGCAGTGGTGCCTTTGTCGAACGGGTTATCAATCGCGTTAAGCCCAACAATATCGATGAAATGCTGAGGGGCTATTATCTGGAGCGCAAGTTGATTTTTGAATACGAAGAAAAACGATTGATTACGACCAAGTATGCCAAGAAGTTACGACAAAATGTCAATAACTTAGAGAACTATTCTCTGAAGGAAGCTGCCAATACCCTGCCTTATGATATGGTGGAATTGGTAAGAAGAAATTAG
- a CDS encoding TIGR01212 family radical SAM protein (This family includes YhcC from E. coli K-12, an uncharacterized radical SAM protein.): MKVMKSYNTLNDYYRKLFGEKTFKVPIDAGFDCPNRDGTVAHGGCTFCTVSGSGDAIVAPDAPIREQFYKEIDFMHRKWPDVQKYLVYFQNFTNTHEKVEVIRERYEQAINEPGVVGINIGTRPDCLPDATIEYLAELSERMHVTVELGLQTTYETTSDLINRAHSYELYVETVKRLRKYPKIEIVSHLINGLPGETHEMMIENVRRCVTDNDIQGIKLHLLHLMTNTRMQRDYHEGRLQLMSQDEYVKVICDQLEIIPKHIVIHRITGDAPRDMLIGPMWSLNKWEVLNSIETEMRRRGSVQGCKAVKQEFENEKTT; the protein is encoded by the coding sequence ATGAAAGTTATGAAATCTTATAACACCTTGAATGATTATTATCGAAAACTATTTGGAGAAAAGACCTTTAAAGTCCCTATTGATGCGGGATTTGATTGTCCCAATCGTGATGGAACTGTGGCTCATGGAGGCTGTACTTTTTGTACGGTTTCTGGTTCTGGAGATGCTATTGTAGCACCAGATGCGCCTATCCGTGAGCAATTTTATAAGGAAATTGACTTTATGCATCGTAAGTGGCCGGATGTTCAGAAGTATCTGGTTTATTTTCAAAATTTTACCAACACCCATGAAAAGGTGGAAGTTATTCGAGAGCGCTATGAACAGGCTATCAACGAGCCAGGTGTGGTAGGAATCAATATCGGAACGCGCCCAGACTGTTTACCAGACGCAACCATTGAATATTTGGCTGAGTTATCGGAACGCATGCATGTGACGGTTGAATTGGGCTTGCAAACCACTTATGAAACAACCTCTGACCTGATTAACCGCGCCCATTCCTATGAGTTGTACGTGGAAACGGTCAAGCGTTTGAGAAAGTATCCCAAGATTGAGATTGTTTCCCATCTGATCAACGGCTTGCCTGGTGAAACCCATGAGATGATGATTGAAAATGTCCGCCGCTGTGTCACGGATAACGATATTCAAGGGATTAAATTGCACTTGCTTCACCTGATGACCAATACGCGTATGCAACGAGATTACCACGAGGGACGTTTGCAGTTGATGAGCCAGGACGAATATGTTAAGGTCATCTGTGACCAACTGGAAATCATTCCCAAGCATATCGTCATCCATCGAATCACGGGAGATGCACCTAGGGATATGCTGATTGGGCCTATGTGGAGCCTCAATAAATGGGAAGTCCTTAATAGTATTGAGACGGAGATGCGACGTCGTGGAAGCGTTCAAGGATGCAAGGCTGTAAAACAGGAGTTTGAAAATGAAAAGACCACTTGA
- the msrB gene encoding peptide-methionine (R)-S-oxide reductase MsrB → MNDKLKIILLLGVFFLAITGFYFLLMRNAGQTDASQIEKAAVSQGGKTVKKTEISKDADLHEIYLAGGCFWGVEEYFSRVPGVTDAVSGYANGRGETTKYELINQTGHAETVHVTYDANQISLKEILLHYFRIISPTSKNKQGNDVGTQYRTGVYYTDDKDLEVINQVFDEVAKKYDQPLAVEKESLQNFVVAEDYHQDYLKKNPNGYCHINVNQAAYPVIDASKYPKPSDDELKKTLSPEEYAVTQKNQTERAFSNRYWDKFESGIYVDVATGEPLFSSKDKFESGCGWPSFTQPISPDVATYKEDKSYNMTRMEVRSRVGDSHLGHVFTDGPQDKGGLRYCINSLSIRFIPKDQMEEKGYAYLLDYVD, encoded by the coding sequence ATGAATGATAAGCTAAAAATCATCTTGTTGCTAGGAGTATTTTTCCTAGCCATAACCGGTTTCTATTTTCTATTGATGCGAAATGCAGGGCAGACAGATGCCTCGCAAATTGAGAAAGCGGCAGTCAGCCAAGGAGGAAAAACAGTGAAAAAAACAGAAATTAGTAAAGACGCAGACTTGCACGAAATTTATCTAGCTGGAGGTTGTTTCTGGGGAGTGGAGGAATACTTCTCCCGCGTTCCCGGAGTGACAGATGCCGTATCAGGCTATGCAAACGGTAGAGGGGAAACAACCAAGTACGAATTGATCAACCAAACAGGTCATGCGGAGACTGTTCATGTTACCTATGATGCTAATCAAATTTCTCTCAAGGAAATCCTGCTTCACTATTTCCGCATTATCAGTCCAACCAGCAAAAATAAACAAGGAAATGATGTGGGAACCCAGTACCGTACCGGTGTATATTACACAGATGACAAGGATTTGGAGGTAATCAACCAGGTCTTTGATGAAGTTGCTAAGAAATACGACCAACCTCTAGCAGTTGAAAAGGAGAGTTTGCAGAATTTCGTAGTGGCTGAGGATTATCACCAAGACTACCTCAAGAAAAATCCAAATGGCTACTGCCATATCAATGTTAATCAGGCAGCCTACCCCGTCATCGATGCCAGCAAATACCCAAAACCAAGTGATGATGAATTGAAAAAGACCCTGTCACCTGAGGAGTATGCAGTTACCCAGAAAAATCAAACAGAACGAGCTTTCTCAAACCGCTACTGGGATAAATTTGAATCTGGTATCTATGTGGATGTAGCAACTGGTGAACCCCTCTTTTCATCAAAGGATAAGTTTGAGTCTGGTTGTGGCTGGCCTAGTTTTACCCAACCAATCAGTCCAGATGTTGCCACCTACAAGGAAGATAAGTCCTACAATATGACGCGTATGGAGGTGCGGAGTCGAGTAGGAGATTCTCACCTTGGGCATGTCTTTACGGACGGTCCACAGGACAAAGGTGGCTTGCGCTACTGTATCAATAGCCTCTCTATCCGCTTTATTCCCAAAGACCAAATGGAAGAAAAAGGCTATGCTTATTTACTAGATTATGTCGATTAA
- a CDS encoding YhjD/YihY/BrkB family envelope integrity protein yields the protein MKKGWNELIDKPLVKAFLHYYQASDSELTSVAVAYYWLISIFPLLLVVVNILPYFQIPVGEFLGFVKDVLPPSLYEGVEKIAREVLTQPSTGLLSFSVLSALWSFSKSMNFLQKAFNKAYGVEKSRGLISHQMVSLLVSFGLQLLFAFALFLSLFGQMILDLLAHYWTKDGIIYQALQGLAGPLTYALLFAILVMLYYFLPNLSNRKLSYTLPGSAFVLLVILGLLTLFSSYLNYYVHHLVDVRILGSVLLVVMMFWFILIAKIVILGAVINASVQSLKDPSFRKD from the coding sequence ATGAAAAAAGGGTGGAACGAGCTGATAGACAAGCCTTTAGTAAAAGCTTTTTTGCATTATTATCAAGCATCAGATAGTGAGTTGACCAGTGTCGCAGTAGCCTACTATTGGTTGATTTCGATTTTTCCACTTCTTTTGGTGGTGGTCAATATTCTCCCCTATTTTCAGATTCCTGTGGGAGAATTTCTGGGCTTTGTGAAAGACGTCCTGCCCCCAAGCCTCTATGAAGGTGTGGAAAAAATAGCCAGAGAAGTCTTGACGCAACCTTCAACAGGTTTATTGAGTTTTTCTGTCTTGTCGGCGCTATGGAGTTTTTCAAAATCTATGAATTTCTTGCAAAAAGCTTTTAACAAGGCTTATGGCGTCGAAAAGAGTCGTGGACTTATTTCCCATCAGATGGTGAGTCTCCTAGTCAGTTTTGGCTTGCAGCTCCTCTTTGCGTTTGCCTTGTTTTTGAGCTTATTTGGGCAGATGATTTTGGATTTACTTGCTCATTATTGGACAAAAGATGGCATTATCTATCAGGCTTTACAAGGGTTGGCAGGTCCTCTGACTTACGCCCTCCTCTTTGCTATCTTGGTCATGCTTTATTATTTTCTTCCCAATCTATCTAACAGGAAACTTAGTTATACCCTACCAGGCAGTGCCTTTGTTCTCTTAGTGATTTTAGGTTTACTAACTCTGTTCTCTAGTTATCTCAATTACTATGTCCATCATTTAGTGGACGTCCGAATTTTAGGTTCTGTTCTTCTTGTTGTTATGATGTTTTGGTTTATCTTGATTGCTAAAATTGTTATCCTAGGCGCAGTTATCAATGCCAGTGTGCAGAGTTTGAAAGATCCGAGCTTTAGAAAAGATTAA